The following proteins are co-located in the Mesorhizobium australicum WSM2073 genome:
- a CDS encoding DUF2065 domain-containing protein, whose translation MQDFFAAIGLVLVIEGLVYGGFPRLAKKLAGEVLSMPENALRIGGLAAIAIGVGVVWLVRGV comes from the coding sequence GTGCAGGATTTCTTCGCGGCGATAGGCCTGGTCCTCGTCATAGAGGGCCTGGTCTATGGCGGCTTTCCCCGCCTTGCGAAGAAGCTCGCGGGCGAAGTTCTGTCGATGCCGGAGAATGCGTTGCGGATCGGCGGGCTGGCGGCGATCGCCATTGGTGTTGGCGTCGTCTGGCTGGTGCGGGGCGTGTAG
- a CDS encoding DegQ family serine endoprotease: protein MTSNTLLDAARRTLVAGAAALVLGAVAVPSFVAPTFAADGPASVADLAQGVLGAVVNISTSQTVKGTEGPGAVPMPQLPEGSPFQDFFDDFFKNRGGEKDGGSQKVQSLGSGFVIDAEQGIVVTNNHVIADADDIEVNFSDGVTLKATLVGTDTKTDVAVLKVDPKGHKLTAVKFGDSTKMRVGDWVMAVGNPFGLGGTVTVGIVSARNRDINSGPYDDFIQTDAAINRGNSGGPLFNSAGEVIGMNTAIISPSGGSIGIGFSIPSQLASGVVEQLRQYGETRRGWLGVRIQPVTDDIAESLGMATAKGALVAGVIKGGPVDNGTIQAGDVIIKFDGKDIHEMRDLPRVVAESPVGKAVDVLIVRKGVEQTVKVTLGRLEDGEKLASGENGNTDQDKGADKAPAVSTASVLGMTVGELNDETRKKFSIAGDVSGVVITDVAKDSAAAERGIQPGEVITEIAQESVATPKDVMERIGALKEQGRKNALLMLASKTGELRFVTIRMD from the coding sequence ATGACATCCAACACCCTTTTGGACGCCGCTCGACGGACATTGGTCGCCGGCGCGGCAGCGCTGGTCCTGGGCGCCGTCGCCGTTCCGTCCTTCGTGGCCCCGACATTCGCCGCCGACGGACCGGCCTCGGTCGCCGACCTGGCGCAAGGCGTGCTTGGCGCGGTGGTCAATATATCGACCTCGCAGACGGTGAAGGGCACGGAAGGGCCGGGCGCGGTGCCGATGCCGCAACTGCCCGAAGGCTCGCCGTTCCAGGATTTTTTCGACGATTTCTTCAAGAACCGCGGTGGCGAAAAGGATGGCGGCTCGCAGAAGGTGCAGTCGCTCGGTTCGGGTTTCGTCATCGACGCCGAACAAGGCATCGTCGTCACCAACAACCACGTGATCGCCGATGCCGACGACATCGAGGTCAATTTCTCCGATGGCGTGACCTTGAAGGCGACGCTGGTCGGCACTGACACCAAGACCGACGTCGCGGTGCTGAAGGTCGATCCGAAAGGCCACAAGCTGACAGCGGTGAAATTCGGCGATTCCACCAAGATGCGCGTCGGCGACTGGGTGATGGCGGTCGGCAATCCGTTCGGCCTCGGCGGCACGGTCACGGTCGGCATCGTCTCGGCGCGCAACCGCGACATCAATTCAGGCCCCTATGACGACTTCATCCAGACCGACGCCGCGATCAACCGCGGCAATTCGGGCGGACCGCTGTTCAACAGCGCCGGTGAGGTCATCGGCATGAACACGGCGATCATTTCGCCGTCCGGCGGTTCGATCGGCATCGGCTTCTCCATTCCCTCGCAGCTCGCCTCTGGCGTCGTCGAGCAGTTGCGCCAATATGGCGAGACGCGGCGCGGCTGGCTCGGCGTGCGCATCCAGCCGGTGACGGACGACATCGCGGAAAGCCTCGGCATGGCGACCGCCAAGGGCGCGCTGGTGGCCGGCGTCATCAAGGGCGGACCAGTCGACAACGGCACCATCCAGGCCGGAGACGTCATCATCAAGTTCGACGGCAAGGACATCCATGAAATGCGCGACCTGCCGCGCGTCGTCGCCGAAAGCCCGGTGGGCAAGGCCGTCGACGTGCTGATCGTGCGCAAGGGTGTCGAGCAGACGGTGAAGGTGACGCTCGGCCGGCTTGAGGATGGCGAGAAGCTGGCCAGCGGCGAGAATGGCAATACCGACCAGGACAAGGGCGCTGACAAGGCTCCGGCCGTCTCGACCGCCTCGGTACTTGGCATGACGGTCGGCGAACTCAACGACGAGACGCGCAAGAAGTTCAGCATCGCCGGCGATGTCTCCGGCGTCGTCATCACCGACGTGGCCAAGGACTCCGCCGCCGCGGAACGCGGTATCCAGCCTGGCGAGGTGATCACCGAGATCGCGCAGGAGTCGGTCGCCACGCCCAAGGACGTCATGGAACGGATCGGCGCGCTGAAGGAGCAGGGCCGCAAGAACGCGCTCTTGATGCTGGCGTCGAAGACCGGTGAGTTGCGCTTCGTTACGATCCGGATGGATTGA
- a CDS encoding GNAT family N-acetyltransferase has product MKPIRTERLILRNWEDRDRELFHRINSDDRVMEFFPFRRDRAAADAKMDEFRAWVDEDGYGFAAAEIAATGECIGFVGLLATDDVPSLPADTIEIGWRLAPEFWGKGYVTEASEAWLAYGFETLAVDEIVSFAVAENHRSTAVMKRLGMTADPSSDFDHPSIPDSHPALKRHVLYRLSREDWQARKKAAG; this is encoded by the coding sequence ATGAAGCCAATCCGTACCGAACGCCTGATCCTGCGCAATTGGGAGGATCGCGACCGCGAATTGTTCCATCGCATCAATTCCGATGATCGCGTGATGGAGTTCTTCCCGTTTCGCCGCGACCGTGCCGCCGCCGACGCCAAGATGGATGAGTTCCGCGCTTGGGTCGATGAGGACGGCTACGGCTTCGCCGCGGCCGAGATTGCGGCGACCGGCGAATGCATCGGTTTCGTCGGCCTCCTCGCGACCGATGATGTACCATCGCTGCCGGCCGACACAATCGAGATCGGCTGGCGGTTGGCTCCCGAATTCTGGGGCAAGGGCTATGTCACCGAGGCCTCGGAGGCATGGCTGGCCTACGGCTTCGAGACATTGGCGGTCGACGAGATCGTTTCCTTCGCCGTGGCGGAAAACCACCGCTCGACCGCCGTTATGAAACGCCTCGGCATGACAGCCGACCCATCGAGCGATTTCGACCACCCCAGCATTCCAGACAGCCATCCCGCGCTCAAGCGGCATGTGCTCTACCGGCTGTCGCGCGAGGACTGGCAGGCAAGAAAAAAGGCGGCGGGTTAG
- the serB gene encoding phosphoserine phosphatase SerB, translating into MPLIATLVSRPADRALSPSLANMASRSVGASAVVWLAEGIACDIALPPAAQADETTASLRTALAAEPVDVIVQQAETRRKKILLADMDSTMIDQECIDELADEIGVKDHVAAITARSMNGEIAFEPALRERVALLKGLDAAVVDHIVANRLTLASGGRALVQTMRANGAWTALVSGGFEVFTTRIAAMLGFQEDRANRLLDQDGRFTGLVGEPILGRAAKAEALLEICARLGLTPADAIAVGDGANDLDMIRLAGTGVALHAKPSVAAQAKVRIDHADLTALLYLQGYRQEEFVQ; encoded by the coding sequence ATGCCGCTCATTGCCACGCTTGTTTCCCGTCCCGCCGATCGCGCTCTGTCGCCATCGCTTGCGAATATGGCCTCACGGTCGGTGGGCGCAAGCGCTGTCGTATGGCTGGCCGAAGGCATTGCCTGTGACATTGCCCTGCCGCCAGCGGCGCAGGCCGATGAAACGACCGCGAGCCTTCGTACCGCACTGGCCGCTGAGCCCGTCGACGTGATCGTCCAGCAGGCTGAAACACGCCGCAAGAAAATCCTTCTCGCCGACATGGACTCGACCATGATCGACCAGGAGTGCATCGACGAGTTGGCCGACGAGATCGGCGTCAAGGATCATGTCGCGGCGATCACCGCACGGTCGATGAACGGCGAGATCGCCTTCGAGCCGGCGCTGCGCGAGCGCGTGGCGCTCCTCAAGGGGCTCGATGCCGCCGTCGTCGACCATATCGTCGCCAATCGGCTGACCTTGGCCTCGGGCGGCCGCGCGCTGGTCCAAACCATGCGCGCCAACGGCGCCTGGACGGCGCTCGTCTCGGGTGGGTTCGAGGTTTTCACGACGCGCATCGCTGCGATGCTTGGCTTTCAGGAAGACCGCGCCAACCGCCTTCTCGACCAGGACGGACGCTTCACCGGGCTGGTCGGCGAGCCGATCCTCGGCCGCGCCGCCAAGGCCGAGGCGCTGCTCGAAATCTGTGCCCGTCTTGGCCTAACGCCGGCCGATGCCATCGCCGTCGGCGACGGCGCCAACGATCTCGACATGATCCGCCTGGCCGGAACCGGTGTCGCGCTGCATGCCAAGCCTTCCGTCGCGGCGCAGGCAAAAGTCCGGATCGACCATGCCGACCTCACTGCGCTGCTCTATCTGCAGGGCTACCGGCAGGAAGAATTCGTCCAATGA
- the miaA gene encoding tRNA (adenosine(37)-N6)-dimethylallyltransferase MiaA, translating into MSGIENSGTDAGEGRVKNAILIAGPTASGKSALALELAERTGGVIVNTDSMQGYAVLDVLTARPQAAELARAPHFLYGHVHPGTAYSTGAWLRDVMKLIDDGTLSRRPIFVGGTGLYFRALSEGISEMPDIPQRIRDRWRYELKEQGAVKLHALLLREDSSVAMQLKPTDSQRIVRALEVLDASGRSILDWQAERGLPLIDRPSAHFLVVEPDRAALVDRIERRFDQMLDKGALEEVKQLAALRLDPDLPAMKAIGVRELQAAISGQSSFPEAIERAKIATRQYAKRQATWFRHQLGPEWQRLRPGDDLETTIQTLVANAT; encoded by the coding sequence ATGAGCGGCATCGAGAATTCCGGCACGGATGCGGGCGAAGGCCGCGTGAAGAACGCGATCCTGATAGCCGGGCCGACCGCCAGCGGCAAGTCGGCGCTGGCGCTTGAACTGGCCGAACGCACAGGCGGCGTCATCGTCAACACCGATTCCATGCAGGGCTATGCGGTTCTCGACGTGCTGACGGCCCGGCCGCAGGCGGCCGAGCTCGCACGAGCGCCGCATTTTCTCTATGGGCATGTCCATCCCGGCACCGCCTACTCGACCGGCGCCTGGCTGCGCGACGTTATGAAACTCATTGATGACGGGACGCTCTCGCGGCGGCCAATCTTCGTCGGTGGCACCGGCCTCTACTTTCGTGCGCTGTCTGAAGGGATTTCGGAAATGCCTGATATTCCGCAACGGATACGCGACCGCTGGCGCTACGAATTGAAGGAGCAAGGCGCGGTCAAGCTGCATGCCTTGCTGCTACGCGAGGATTCGAGCGTCGCCATGCAGTTGAAGCCAACCGACAGTCAGCGCATCGTGCGGGCGCTCGAGGTGCTCGACGCCTCCGGCCGGTCGATCTTGGACTGGCAGGCAGAGCGCGGCCTCCCGCTCATCGACAGGCCGAGCGCGCATTTCCTGGTCGTCGAGCCGGATCGGGCAGCATTGGTTGACCGCATCGAAAGGCGTTTCGACCAGATGCTGGACAAGGGCGCGCTGGAGGAAGTCAAGCAGCTTGCGGCCCTTCGTCTGGATCCAGACCTGCCGGCGATGAAGGCGATCGGGGTTCGCGAGCTCCAGGCCGCGATCTCAGGGCAGTCGAGCTTTCCCGAGGCGATCGAGCGCGCCAAGATCGCGACAAGGCAATATGCCAAGCGGCAAGCCACCTGGTTTCGCCATCAGCTGGGGCCGGAATGGCAGAGACTTCGCCCCGGTGACGATCTCGAAACCACGATCCAAACACTTGTTGCTAATGCAACTTAA
- a CDS encoding GGDEF domain-containing protein has protein sequence MRFHKAESAFFVFIFVILAAGLVTLHAYGQLQSFATELHTASGLDKVIYLNKLLFATGVLLATALFFGIFFIYPLIRKQATEEGKLRAMTVSLSARSETLEHAALTDGLTGMQNRRYFDDALKEYLEEFRRIEKPVGLMILDLDHFKQVNDTHGHDVGDEVLKAVARCLKDMTRFHDVVARLGGEEFAVVTPNMEAALLAKFAERIRKAIANMSILSGNNVRLKITTSVGLAVWDRKETAEEFYRRADRQLYEAKRQGRNRVCA, from the coding sequence ATGCGTTTCCACAAAGCGGAATCCGCTTTTTTCGTCTTTATCTTCGTGATCCTGGCTGCTGGCCTGGTGACCCTGCACGCCTATGGGCAACTGCAATCCTTCGCCACTGAACTCCATACGGCCTCCGGCCTGGACAAGGTCATCTACCTCAACAAGCTCCTGTTCGCGACTGGCGTACTGCTCGCCACCGCGCTGTTTTTCGGCATCTTCTTCATCTATCCGCTGATCCGCAAGCAGGCGACCGAAGAGGGCAAGTTGCGCGCCATGACGGTGTCGCTCAGCGCCCGCTCCGAAACGCTCGAGCATGCCGCCCTGACCGACGGCCTGACCGGCATGCAGAACCGGCGCTATTTCGACGACGCGCTGAAGGAATATCTCGAGGAGTTCCGGCGCATCGAAAAACCGGTCGGGCTGATGATCCTCGATCTCGACCATTTCAAGCAGGTCAACGACACGCACGGCCACGATGTCGGCGACGAGGTGCTCAAGGCTGTCGCCAGATGCCTCAAGGACATGACACGTTTCCACGATGTGGTGGCGCGCCTGGGTGGTGAGGAGTTCGCCGTGGTCACGCCCAACATGGAGGCGGCCCTTCTGGCCAAATTCGCTGAGCGCATCCGCAAGGCGATCGCCAACATGTCGATCCTCTCCGGCAACAATGTCCGGCTCAAGATCACCACCAGCGTCGGGCTTGCCGTCTGGGATCGCAAGGAAACGGCGGAGGAATTCTATCGCCGCGCCGACCGCCAG